Proteins from a single region of Geothrix sp. PMB-07:
- a CDS encoding MFS transporter, translating into MTQSRLRTVLNLTVLVAALGYFVDMFDLLLFPIVRQPSLTALGVPPALQIEVGASLLNWQMVGMLLGGIFWGVLGDKKGRLSTLFGSIALYSMANLANAFVHSVPAYALWRFLAGLGLAGELGAAVTMVSEILPKDLRGYGTAIVAAVGIFGAVTAKLVGDFFPWRVTYAIGGGLGIALLFLRVGIRESFMFAKTHEATVARGDFLSLFTNWNRLGRYIRCILIGLPTWFVVGILITFSPEFAPVLKVSGKVNAGTAVAFCYTGITLGSVLSGFLSQAYHTRKKVVGWSIAAALGGVVIYLSVRGLTPTLFYILAGYLGLATGYWAVFVTIAAEQFGTNLRATVATTVPNFVRGAVPLITGSFLYFRGSMGMVGAAWAVGALCFALAFGALWGLPETHGAGSRFRGVGRIRIQ; encoded by the coding sequence ATGACCCAGAGCCGACTCCGCACCGTCCTGAACCTCACCGTCCTCGTGGCCGCCCTCGGCTACTTCGTGGACATGTTCGACCTGCTGCTCTTCCCCATCGTGCGCCAGCCCAGCCTCACGGCCCTGGGCGTGCCGCCCGCCCTCCAGATCGAAGTGGGCGCCAGCCTGCTCAATTGGCAGATGGTGGGCATGCTGCTGGGCGGCATTTTCTGGGGCGTGCTGGGCGACAAGAAGGGCCGCCTCTCCACCCTCTTCGGCAGCATCGCCCTCTACTCGATGGCCAACCTCGCCAATGCCTTCGTCCATTCGGTACCTGCGTACGCGCTATGGCGTTTCCTCGCGGGCCTGGGTCTGGCGGGCGAACTGGGCGCGGCGGTGACCATGGTGTCGGAGATCCTGCCCAAGGATCTGCGCGGCTACGGCACGGCCATCGTGGCGGCCGTGGGCATCTTCGGAGCCGTCACCGCCAAGCTGGTGGGCGATTTCTTTCCCTGGCGCGTCACCTACGCCATCGGCGGCGGTTTGGGCATCGCCCTGCTCTTTCTGCGGGTGGGCATCCGCGAGAGTTTCATGTTCGCCAAAACGCACGAAGCCACGGTGGCACGGGGCGACTTCCTCAGCCTCTTCACCAACTGGAACCGGCTTGGGCGTTACATCCGCTGCATTCTCATCGGGCTGCCCACCTGGTTCGTGGTGGGCATCCTCATCACCTTCTCACCCGAATTCGCGCCGGTGCTGAAGGTCAGCGGCAAGGTGAACGCGGGCACGGCCGTGGCCTTCTGCTACACCGGCATCACCCTCGGCAGCGTGCTCAGCGGCTTCCTGAGTCAGGCCTACCACACGCGCAAGAAGGTGGTGGGCTGGTCCATCGCCGCGGCACTGGGAGGCGTGGTGATCTACCTGAGCGTGCGCGGCCTCACCCCGACACTTTTCTACATCCTGGCGGGTTACCTGGGCCTGGCCACGGGCTACTGGGCCGTGTTTGTCACCATCGCCGCCGAACAGTTCGGCACCAACTTGCGGGCCACAGTGGCCACCACGGTGCCCAATTTCGTGCGGGGCGCGGTGCCCCTGATCACCGGGAGCTTCCTGTACTTCCGGGGCTCGATGGGAATGGTGGGCGCAGCCTGGGCGGTGGGCGCCCTCTGCTTCGCCCTCGCCTTCGGAGCCCTTTGGGGCCTGCCGGAAACCCACGGGGCGGGATCTCGATTTCGTGGAGTAGGGCGAATACGGATTCAGTAG
- a CDS encoding epoxyqueuosine reductase: MSMGGDLRVPVEHPDPLAFKAWLRSEAEKAGFSAVGFASCEPFSGEETRLQAWFQAGRGALLHYLDPATLLDPRALWPQARTAMVGFFPYARPDAVPGAAPGSLKLSRYLWGPDYHMILKPRLTRLMEAAQARWPELEGRVCVDTAPLMERQLAARAGLGWQGKHTLLILGKAGSWGFLGVLLLSVALPPDAPTLTEFCGTCTACLEACPSGALESFRLDPALCLTTYSIETEAEPPAVVAAALASSRWAAGCDACQEACPWNRAPVWGDPALWGGPSPLHTLPAEDLPRGAAQWRKRIRRTALRRVRDRHWRATLARILGY; encoded by the coding sequence ATGTCCATGGGAGGTGACCTTCGCGTGCCAGTTGAACACCCGGATCCACTGGCATTCAAGGCCTGGCTTCGTTCCGAGGCCGAGAAGGCGGGGTTCTCCGCCGTGGGCTTTGCCTCCTGCGAGCCCTTCTCTGGCGAGGAAACGCGCCTCCAGGCCTGGTTCCAGGCGGGCCGGGGCGCCCTGTTGCACTATCTGGACCCTGCCACGCTGCTGGATCCCAGGGCCCTCTGGCCCCAGGCGCGCACCGCCATGGTGGGTTTCTTCCCCTATGCCCGGCCCGATGCGGTACCGGGCGCGGCACCCGGCAGCCTGAAACTGAGCCGCTACCTCTGGGGCCCGGACTACCACATGATCCTGAAGCCCCGGCTCACACGGCTCATGGAAGCCGCCCAGGCCCGGTGGCCCGAGTTGGAGGGCCGCGTCTGCGTAGACACTGCACCCCTCATGGAACGACAGCTGGCCGCCCGCGCCGGCCTGGGCTGGCAGGGCAAACACACCCTGCTCATCCTGGGGAAGGCGGGCTCCTGGGGTTTCCTCGGTGTGCTGCTGCTGTCCGTGGCCTTGCCGCCAGACGCGCCGACCCTCACCGAATTCTGCGGAACCTGCACCGCTTGCCTGGAGGCCTGCCCTTCGGGGGCCCTGGAATCCTTCCGGCTGGATCCAGCTCTTTGCCTCACCACGTATTCCATCGAAACGGAAGCCGAGCCGCCTGCGGTGGTGGCCGCGGCCCTGGCCAGCAGCCGCTGGGCCGCGGGCTGCGACGCCTGTCAGGAGGCCTGCCCCTGGAACCGTGCGCCGGTCTGGGGAGATCCTGCCCTCTGGGGTGGCCCGAGCCCGCTCCACACCCTCCCGGCCGAGGATCTGCCCCGGGGCGCCGCCCAGTGGCGGAAGCGCATCCG
- the pgsA gene encoding CDP-diacylglycerol--glycerol-3-phosphate 3-phosphatidyltransferase, protein MNLPNLLSLARILMVPVLVVVLMTKVTNHEVIGVVVFWVASITDWLDGYLARRWKQVTTLGKLLDPLADKLLVSGALISLVELNLAPAWMTFVIVAREFAITGLRGIASEEGMTIPAGTVGKWKMGFQVAAISCLILGPRLDYWLYEWTHKEIFHFFIQLNRPYTFFWGMGVLLLWGAVILAIWSAISYFHGFWKVVGPRIMAGNSHLTGPEDSE, encoded by the coding sequence ATGAACCTTCCGAACCTTCTTTCGCTCGCCCGGATCCTCATGGTCCCTGTTCTGGTCGTGGTGCTCATGACCAAGGTGACGAACCACGAGGTCATCGGCGTGGTGGTGTTCTGGGTGGCCTCCATCACGGATTGGCTGGACGGCTACCTGGCCCGGCGCTGGAAGCAGGTGACCACGCTCGGCAAGCTGCTGGATCCCCTCGCAGACAAGCTGCTGGTCTCGGGTGCCCTCATTTCGCTGGTGGAACTGAACCTCGCGCCGGCCTGGATGACCTTCGTCATCGTCGCGCGTGAATTCGCCATCACAGGCCTGCGCGGCATCGCCAGCGAAGAGGGCATGACCATTCCCGCGGGCACCGTGGGCAAGTGGAAGATGGGCTTCCAGGTGGCGGCCATCTCCTGCCTCATCCTCGGCCCAAGGCTCGACTACTGGCTCTACGAGTGGACCCACAAGGAGATCTTCCACTTCTTCATCCAGCTGAACCGGCCCTACACCTTCTTCTGGGGCATGGGTGTGCTGCTGCTCTGGGGTGCGGTGATCCTGGCCATCTGGAGCGCCATCTCCTACTTTCACGGCTTCTGGAAGGTGGTGGGCCCGCGCATCATGGCCGGGAACAGCCACCTGACCGGGCCTGAGGATTCCGAATGA
- a CDS encoding FAD-dependent oxidoreductase, translating into MSEPAWPTPPTGTCAQPASTDVDVAILGAGIHGAALARELTLRGVSCALVDKGEVGGGTSQWSSQLLHGGIRYMLTGDITQMREGLAERATWARIAPQRCRWEAFWMPHRFWAEGLAHRVGIGLYDHWGADRPDWPSALLRGGVPSRVFEADPRSAKGPFRGATAYADLMTWDQELTKDLAASSEARLLDFHEPGAFVEEGGALVSLQLRDRRDGTVRTLAARKWVFALGPWTDGAMAAWFGETRKRLRLSSGIHLWFDAVPGCERPWAIRRPKGRILFVIPRDGLLQVGTTEREVEDGWVPILDSEREELFLALEENLPAIAWRRLPIRVEELGVRPLVAAGGTTSHLSREAVLEQHARFHNLTLVLGGKLTTARALMDRLATELTGLPCAASRTKPLRLWDGQAAGIR; encoded by the coding sequence ATGTCCGAACCGGCCTGGCCCACTCCCCCCACAGGCACCTGCGCACAGCCTGCCTCCACCGATGTGGACGTGGCCATCCTTGGTGCGGGCATCCATGGCGCGGCCCTGGCCCGGGAACTGACGCTGCGGGGCGTCTCCTGCGCCCTGGTGGACAAGGGCGAGGTGGGCGGGGGCACCAGCCAGTGGTCCAGTCAGCTGCTGCATGGCGGTATCCGCTACATGCTCACGGGTGACATCACGCAGATGCGCGAGGGCCTGGCGGAGCGCGCCACCTGGGCCCGCATCGCGCCCCAGCGCTGCCGCTGGGAGGCCTTCTGGATGCCCCACCGGTTCTGGGCGGAGGGCCTGGCTCACCGCGTCGGCATCGGCCTCTACGACCACTGGGGCGCGGACCGCCCTGACTGGCCATCAGCCCTGCTGCGTGGCGGCGTTCCCTCCCGGGTGTTCGAGGCCGATCCCCGCAGCGCGAAGGGACCTTTCCGCGGCGCCACGGCCTATGCCGACCTCATGACCTGGGACCAGGAACTCACCAAGGACCTCGCGGCTTCCAGTGAGGCCCGCCTGCTGGATTTCCATGAGCCGGGGGCCTTCGTGGAAGAGGGAGGCGCCTTGGTCTCCCTTCAGCTGCGTGATCGGCGGGATGGAACCGTGCGCACCCTGGCGGCCCGGAAATGGGTGTTCGCCCTGGGGCCCTGGACCGATGGCGCCATGGCTGCCTGGTTCGGCGAAACGCGCAAGCGGCTCCGCCTCTCTTCGGGCATCCACCTCTGGTTCGACGCCGTCCCAGGCTGTGAACGCCCCTGGGCCATCCGCCGCCCCAAGGGCCGCATCCTCTTCGTGATTCCCCGCGACGGTTTGCTCCAGGTGGGTACCACTGAGCGCGAAGTGGAGGATGGATGGGTACCCATCCTGGATTCGGAACGAGAGGAGCTGTTCCTGGCCCTGGAGGAGAACCTGCCCGCCATCGCCTGGCGCCGTTTGCCCATCCGCGTGGAGGAGCTGGGGGTGCGGCCCCTGGTGGCTGCCGGAGGCACCACCAGCCACCTCAGCCGGGAAGCGGTGCTGGAGCAGCATGCGCGCTTCCATAACCTCACCCTGGTGCTGGGCGGCAAGCTGACCACTGCCCGCGCCCTCATGGATCGGCTGGCCACGGAGCTCACCGGTCTGCCCTGCGCAGCCTCCAGAACCAAGCCCCTGCGCCTTTGGGATGGACAGGCCGCCGGAATCCGGTAG
- the wecB gene encoding non-hydrolyzing UDP-N-acetylglucosamine 2-epimerase, whose translation MGTRPEVIKMAPVVKALQSSGLDARVLATAQHRGMLDQMMETFQLKTDWDLDAMRPGQTLPDLTGRLIPALADVFQSSGAQAVLAQGDTTTVFCAALAAYFVGIPFGHVEAGLRSGDLLSPFPEEGMRRLTAPLARWHFAPTETSRTALLREGTADSSIHVVGNTVIDALLATVARPDLCLPPVVRSLKEGERRVLVTLHRRENFGEPLERILGSLRRFAQRHPEASLVYPVHPNPNVLGPAQDLLGGLSNVQLIDPLDYPGLVAVMREAYLVLTDSGGIQEEAPAIGRPVLVFRDVTERPEAVEAGGVRLVGSDPDRFDQEVEALWNDSKAYADMARPRFPYGDGSSAQRIASILKRDVAGG comes from the coding sequence ATGGGCACGAGGCCCGAAGTGATCAAGATGGCCCCCGTGGTGAAGGCGCTCCAATCCTCTGGGCTGGACGCCAGGGTTCTGGCGACGGCCCAGCACCGGGGCATGCTTGACCAGATGATGGAAACATTCCAGCTGAAGACCGACTGGGATCTGGATGCCATGCGTCCGGGCCAGACCCTGCCTGACCTCACGGGCCGCCTGATTCCCGCCTTGGCGGACGTGTTCCAATCCTCGGGCGCTCAGGCGGTGCTGGCCCAGGGGGATACGACGACTGTGTTCTGCGCGGCGCTGGCCGCTTACTTTGTGGGAATTCCGTTCGGCCATGTGGAGGCAGGTCTCCGCAGCGGCGACCTGCTCTCGCCTTTTCCCGAAGAAGGCATGCGGCGGCTCACGGCGCCGCTGGCCAGGTGGCATTTCGCTCCTACCGAAACTTCACGCACGGCCTTGTTGCGGGAAGGGACCGCAGATTCAAGCATCCACGTGGTTGGCAACACGGTCATCGACGCGCTTCTTGCCACGGTGGCGCGACCCGATCTGTGCCTTCCTCCGGTGGTTCGCTCCTTGAAGGAAGGAGAGCGTCGGGTGTTGGTGACGCTTCATCGCCGCGAGAACTTCGGTGAGCCCCTCGAGCGCATTCTCGGGTCGCTGCGGCGCTTCGCCCAGCGCCACCCCGAGGCGAGTCTGGTCTACCCCGTCCATCCCAACCCCAACGTGCTTGGGCCGGCGCAGGATCTTTTGGGGGGCCTGTCAAACGTCCAGCTGATCGATCCCCTCGATTACCCGGGACTGGTCGCGGTCATGAGGGAAGCCTACCTGGTGCTTACAGACAGCGGCGGCATCCAGGAAGAGGCTCCAGCCATCGGACGGCCTGTGCTCGTCTTCCGGGACGTGACGGAGCGTCCGGAGGCCGTGGAGGCAGGCGGCGTGCGTCTGGTCGGCAGTGACCCTGACCGTTTCGATCAGGAGGTCGAGGCGCTTTGGAATGATTCGAAGGCCTACGCGGACATGGCTCGGCCCCGGTTCCCCTACGGCGACGGAAGCTCGGCTCAGCGCATCGCCTCCATCCTCAAGCGGGATGTGGCTGGAGGCTGA
- a CDS encoding DUF2334 domain-containing protein has product MALLLLPVFGMAAPGPVPGPGLAVDAAEPQVLAILNLPESEIEKQANILAILLGHFSTRVTLVKAQAFIPPEGCGPSHVVYFGGQGTEMPGRVVDFLQKRQGRTLFIGHGIENVPWAASRMLAATDALYDGLQAGEGTLKSQLEVTHLMKRIEARPGVALTVHAQAFFSGVSTPFCASAGDLFSLAPVALDQEILPIVGEVLFAFFEQSGARTFPLVYLRLEDIHPNADAQKLFAIGRYLKGKKIPYMVGVIPTYRHPETGRIKQLSEAPEVVKALRFMQDNGASILLHGHTHQYRNAETGEGFEFWDVENDRPIYQGPMEPANVPADPKDAPEWLRRGQAYEKAYIHSHLQQGVQALVAQRLYPLAFEAPHYAMSQAGYRYLSESFSSCVGHLQVSDVTWKNQISSLHLSRPAFLNGMVAYPENLGFVLGNQPDSAVRIREMTMARSKYRDALLGVFYHPYLGLEKLQGLVAELEKVPGIHWVDLKHEENWVRVPGLSIRSGLHGITVDADRAQGASRKARPTLRENPKS; this is encoded by the coding sequence TTGGCGCTCCTGCTCCTGCCGGTTTTTGGGATGGCGGCCCCCGGGCCTGTCCCCGGCCCTGGCTTAGCGGTCGACGCTGCCGAACCCCAGGTGCTCGCCATCCTGAATCTGCCGGAATCAGAGATCGAAAAGCAGGCCAATATCCTGGCGATTCTTCTGGGGCATTTTTCGACCAGGGTGACGTTGGTGAAAGCCCAGGCATTCATCCCGCCGGAGGGGTGTGGCCCCTCGCACGTGGTCTACTTTGGAGGGCAAGGCACCGAGATGCCAGGTCGCGTGGTGGATTTTCTCCAGAAGCGGCAGGGCCGTACGCTCTTCATCGGCCACGGCATCGAGAACGTGCCGTGGGCGGCGAGCCGGATGCTCGCCGCAACCGATGCGCTGTACGACGGCCTGCAGGCAGGTGAGGGGACGCTCAAGTCCCAACTGGAAGTCACGCACCTGATGAAGCGCATCGAGGCGAGGCCCGGTGTGGCTCTGACGGTTCATGCCCAGGCCTTTTTCTCGGGGGTAAGCACACCCTTTTGTGCCTCGGCGGGTGACCTGTTCAGCCTGGCGCCCGTGGCCCTGGATCAAGAGATCCTGCCCATCGTCGGGGAGGTTCTCTTTGCCTTTTTCGAGCAGTCCGGAGCAAGGACCTTTCCCCTCGTCTATCTCCGCCTGGAGGACATCCACCCCAATGCCGACGCCCAGAAACTGTTCGCCATCGGAAGGTATCTGAAAGGGAAAAAGATTCCGTACATGGTGGGTGTCATTCCGACCTACCGGCATCCGGAGACGGGCCGCATCAAGCAGCTCTCGGAGGCTCCTGAGGTGGTCAAGGCCCTGCGATTCATGCAGGATAATGGCGCTTCGATCCTCCTGCATGGCCATACCCATCAATACCGGAATGCAGAAACGGGTGAGGGCTTTGAATTCTGGGATGTGGAGAATGACCGCCCGATCTATCAAGGCCCGATGGAGCCTGCGAACGTTCCGGCGGATCCCAAGGACGCGCCGGAGTGGTTGAGGAGGGGGCAAGCCTACGAGAAGGCCTATATCCATTCGCACCTCCAGCAAGGAGTGCAGGCCCTGGTTGCGCAGCGGCTTTATCCCCTGGCTTTCGAGGCGCCGCATTACGCCATGTCCCAGGCTGGCTATCGCTACCTTTCGGAATCCTTCTCCAGCTGTGTGGGGCATCTGCAGGTGTCCGATGTCACCTGGAAGAACCAGATCTCCAGCTTGCACCTCAGCCGACCGGCCTTCCTGAATGGCATGGTGGCCTACCCAGAGAACCTGGGTTTCGTGCTGGGCAATCAGCCAGACTCTGCAGTCAGGATCCGTGAAATGACCATGGCTCGGTCCAAGTACCGCGATGCCTTGCTGGGCGTGTTCTACCACCCCTATCTCGGCTTGGAGAAGCTGCAGGGACTCGTCGCTGAGCTGGAGAAAGTTCCGGGGATCCACTGGGTGGACCTCAAACACGAGGAGAACTGGGTGCGAGTCCCGGGCCTTTCGATCCGTTCAGGCCTGCATGGCATCACGGTCGACGCTGACCGCGCACAGGGCGCTTCGAGGAAAGCCCGTCCAACGCTCAGGGAGAATCCGAAATCCTAA
- a CDS encoding glycosyl transferase family protein, whose amino-acid sequence MDLMLQVIFGLAVFVNVLVFVSSCDDAFIDGYFWIRQAFRKLTIQRKHPRFRLEDLHERVEAPFAIMVPAWKEFDVIAKMIENTNATMEYRNYQIFVGTYLNDGETQAEVDRMARRYKNVQRVDVPHFGPTCKADCLNSIVDAVFRHEKETNQAFAGLVIHDSEDVIHPLELKVFNHLIDRKDLIQLPVLSLERDWHQWVAGTYQDDFAEWHSKDLVVRESLTGLVPCAGTGMCYSRRALGALMEETGEAPFNTSTLTEDYDFSFRLKKFGLKQAFVKIPLQYSKHIKDWRGERTVERHDLLGVREFFPSTFRTAYRQRARWILGIGLQGWETMGWKGDLKAKYFMFRDRKGLFTSLVTILAYLLFTALGSILIFQHLGIGGAHLSAGFRPGGWLMRLMQVNAVFMLNRLVQRFIFVRRLYGTVHGLLAIPRILVSNLVNFAAAVRAWRQYVGHRVSGRALTWDKTAHAYPTSADMQPFRRKLGEILIQWNELDKQRLDEALSEQEKTGRRLGTILMERYGLSEANLADAIASQSNLPRSLLHLDSLEQTQSLLPHALAVQHGWVPLGVGEKEELLIGVSAPPSEEAKAEALKHLRVAPKFFILTESETARALAFLITGSAATGVAGSTDSGRLGQFLDLKLGEILIQWNQLDEHQLQAALEEHGNTGERIGRVLMERQGLSEASLADAIAFQANLPRKQLDMGVVEQLHAFLPRTLALQHGWIPLGIGNNHELLIGAANPPTKQAMAEFRDRFTVMPQFFILTESEVACALAYLILGEASAEDIGSVVGTQLNLGFSFRKGRSAVQLRDVLAGYCYAKHGSLRAFLEDRGLVESVSTERSQAEVRLSAIGLQLSTAAKSC is encoded by the coding sequence ATGGACCTCATGCTTCAAGTGATCTTTGGCCTCGCTGTTTTCGTGAATGTCCTGGTGTTCGTGAGCAGCTGCGATGATGCGTTCATCGACGGCTATTTCTGGATCCGTCAGGCTTTTCGGAAGCTGACGATCCAGCGCAAGCATCCTCGCTTCCGCCTGGAGGACCTTCACGAAAGGGTGGAAGCCCCTTTCGCCATCATGGTTCCCGCCTGGAAGGAATTCGACGTCATCGCCAAGATGATCGAAAACACCAACGCCACCATGGAGTACCGGAACTACCAGATTTTTGTCGGGACCTACCTCAACGATGGCGAAACCCAGGCCGAAGTGGACCGGATGGCCCGGCGGTACAAAAACGTTCAGCGTGTGGATGTCCCGCATTTTGGCCCCACCTGCAAGGCCGACTGCCTGAACTCGATCGTCGATGCCGTGTTCCGTCACGAGAAGGAAACGAATCAGGCCTTTGCCGGGTTGGTGATCCACGATTCGGAGGATGTCATTCATCCCCTGGAGTTGAAGGTCTTCAACCACCTGATTGACCGCAAGGACCTCATCCAGCTTCCCGTGCTCAGCCTGGAGCGCGACTGGCATCAGTGGGTGGCAGGCACCTACCAGGATGATTTCGCGGAATGGCACTCCAAGGATCTGGTGGTTCGGGAGAGCCTGACGGGTCTGGTGCCCTGCGCGGGCACGGGCATGTGCTACTCGCGCCGTGCCCTGGGGGCGCTCATGGAGGAGACCGGCGAGGCCCCCTTCAACACCTCCACCCTGACCGAAGACTACGATTTCAGCTTCCGCCTGAAGAAGTTTGGATTGAAGCAGGCGTTTGTGAAGATCCCCTTGCAGTACAGCAAGCACATCAAGGATTGGCGCGGTGAACGTACCGTCGAACGCCACGACCTCCTGGGCGTTCGGGAGTTCTTTCCCTCCACCTTCCGCACGGCCTACCGCCAGCGGGCCCGTTGGATTCTGGGCATCGGCCTGCAGGGTTGGGAGACCATGGGTTGGAAGGGGGATCTGAAAGCGAAGTATTTCATGTTCCGGGACCGCAAAGGCCTCTTCACCAGCCTGGTCACCATTCTGGCCTACCTGCTGTTCACGGCCCTGGGTTCGATTCTCATCTTCCAGCACCTTGGAATCGGCGGCGCACACCTTTCTGCCGGATTCCGGCCAGGCGGCTGGCTCATGCGCCTCATGCAGGTGAACGCGGTGTTCATGCTGAACCGCCTGGTGCAGCGGTTCATCTTCGTCCGCAGGCTCTACGGTACGGTTCATGGGCTGCTCGCCATCCCGAGGATCCTGGTGAGCAACCTGGTCAATTTCGCAGCGGCTGTGCGGGCCTGGCGGCAGTACGTCGGCCACCGTGTCTCGGGCCGTGCCCTGACCTGGGACAAGACCGCCCATGCCTACCCGACCAGCGCAGACATGCAGCCCTTCCGCCGGAAGCTGGGGGAAATTCTGATCCAGTGGAACGAGCTCGACAAACAGCGCCTCGACGAGGCTCTCAGCGAACAGGAGAAGACGGGTCGACGACTGGGGACCATCCTGATGGAGCGCTACGGCCTTTCCGAGGCCAATCTGGCGGACGCGATCGCCAGCCAGTCAAACCTTCCGCGCAGTCTGCTCCACCTGGACTCGCTCGAACAGACTCAGTCCCTGCTGCCGCATGCCCTGGCTGTCCAGCACGGCTGGGTGCCCTTGGGCGTCGGGGAAAAGGAGGAACTGCTGATCGGTGTTTCTGCGCCGCCTTCCGAAGAAGCAAAAGCCGAAGCTCTCAAACACCTCCGAGTGGCCCCGAAGTTCTTCATCCTGACGGAGAGCGAAACAGCTCGCGCTTTGGCGTTCCTCATCACGGGCAGCGCCGCCACAGGTGTCGCAGGTTCCACGGATTCCGGCCGGTTGGGGCAATTCCTCGATCTGAAGTTGGGCGAGATCCTGATTCAGTGGAATCAACTCGATGAGCACCAGCTGCAAGCCGCGCTTGAAGAACATGGCAACACTGGCGAACGCATTGGCCGTGTGCTCATGGAACGGCAAGGCCTGTCCGAGGCCAGCCTCGCTGACGCCATCGCCTTCCAGGCCAACCTTCCGCGCAAGCAGCTCGACATGGGCGTGGTCGAGCAGCTGCACGCCTTCCTGCCGCGGACCCTGGCCCTTCAGCATGGATGGATCCCTCTCGGCATCGGGAACAACCACGAACTCCTGATCGGAGCTGCCAATCCCCCGACGAAACAGGCCATGGCCGAGTTCCGTGATCGATTCACCGTGATGCCTCAGTTTTTCATCCTGACGGAAAGCGAAGTCGCCTGTGCTTTGGCCTACCTGATCCTCGGTGAGGCCTCAGCAGAGGACATTGGGTCGGTGGTGGGAACGCAGCTCAACCTGGGGTTCTCCTTCCGGAAGGGCCGCTCCGCGGTCCAGTTGAGAGATGTCCTGGCTGGCTACTGCTATGCCAAGCACGGGAGCCTGCGCGCCTTCCTGGAGGACCGGGGGCTTGTCGAGTCAGTATCGACGGAGCGCTCCCAGGCTGAAGTCCGCCTGTCCGCCATCGGGCTCCAACTTTCAACCGCTGCCAAATCCTGCTGA
- a CDS encoding DUF502 domain-containing protein gives MIRKYLLAGLFTLLPLVVTLWILKGIFTALIGIFRGPLTWLAHLIHVPDPPTWGLALFSALATVLLLLLVGALVGNFIGRQVLSWLDELMMHIPVVKTIYGATRQLMGAIQSGQGGSFKDVVLVEWPHPGSYTLGFVASRNCSWAIEGGESLVAVYVPTSPNPTSGYVVMVEAAKVKPVDLSADQALTWAVSGGVVVPDPNRGR, from the coding sequence ATGATCCGAAAGTATCTCCTCGCGGGCCTGTTTACCCTGCTGCCGCTGGTGGTCACGCTGTGGATCCTCAAGGGCATCTTCACGGCCCTCATCGGCATCTTCCGTGGACCCCTCACGTGGCTCGCCCACCTGATCCATGTGCCCGATCCACCCACCTGGGGCCTGGCGCTCTTCTCGGCCCTGGCCACGGTGCTGCTGCTGCTCCTGGTGGGCGCTCTGGTGGGTAATTTCATCGGCCGCCAGGTGCTGAGCTGGCTGGACGAGCTGATGATGCACATCCCCGTGGTGAAGACCATCTACGGCGCCACCCGGCAGCTCATGGGCGCCATCCAATCGGGGCAGGGCGGTAGCTTCAAGGATGTGGTGCTGGTGGAGTGGCCTCATCCCGGGTCGTACACTCTTGGTTTCGTGGCCAGCCGCAACTGTTCCTGGGCCATTGAGGGCGGCGAAAGCCTGGTGGCGGTCTACGTGCCCACCTCGCCCAACCCCACCTCCGGCTACGTGGTGATGGTGGAGGCGGCCAAGGTGAAGCCCGTGGATCTCAGCGCGGACCAGGCCCTCACCTGGGCCGTGAGTGGCGGGGTGGTGGTGCCTGATCCCAACCGGGGCCGCTGA
- a CDS encoding SDR family NAD(P)-dependent oxidoreductase — translation MAGALEGKRILVTGAGSGIGRVAARLFQERGAALVLAGRRLEALQETSPLAQCVQLDHADEAAVAGFTAGCGPLDGLFLAAGELRTGSVESTSTADFEAVMAANLRGPWLLAHHLGPLLREGGSVVLVGSNIGLRAIPDSAAYSVAKAGVHMLAKVLALEWAPRRIRCNAIAPGPVHTPMVDARLAVSADPARDLARLSEVNPLKRLGTAEEVAALAAHLLSDESAWTTGAVIPMDGGADAVY, via the coding sequence GTGGCCGGGGCCCTGGAAGGCAAGCGGATTCTGGTGACCGGCGCCGGCAGTGGCATCGGCCGCGTGGCCGCCCGCCTGTTTCAAGAACGTGGGGCCGCCCTGGTGCTGGCGGGCCGACGTCTGGAGGCGCTTCAGGAGACCTCTCCACTGGCTCAGTGCGTGCAGCTGGATCATGCCGACGAGGCCGCGGTCGCAGGTTTCACCGCCGGGTGCGGTCCCCTGGATGGTCTGTTCCTGGCTGCAGGAGAACTTCGGACAGGCTCTGTCGAATCGACTTCCACTGCGGATTTTGAGGCCGTCATGGCTGCCAACCTTCGCGGCCCCTGGCTGTTGGCCCATCACCTGGGCCCGCTGCTGCGGGAGGGCGGCAGCGTGGTGCTGGTGGGCTCCAACATCGGTTTGCGCGCCATCCCTGACAGTGCCGCCTACAGCGTGGCCAAGGCCGGTGTGCACATGCTGGCCAAAGTGCTGGCCCTGGAGTGGGCGCCGCGCCGCATTCGCTGCAACGCCATCGCACCCGGGCCGGTGCACACGCCCATGGTGGATGCGCGGCTGGCCGTCAGCGCGGATCCCGCCCGCGATCTGGCCCGCCTCTCGGAAGTGAACCCCTTGAAGCGCCTGGGGACCGCCGAGGAAGTGGCGGCCCTCGCGGCCCACCTGCTGAGCGATGAAAGCGCCTGGACAACCGGGGCCGTCATTCCCATGGATGGCGGCGCCGACGCGGTCTACTGA